One window of Paenibacillus albicereus genomic DNA carries:
- a CDS encoding TlyA family RNA methyltransferase, whose protein sequence is MACGDPAAGHSTVIRSEPEVTTKERIDVLLVELGYYPSREKAKAALMAGLVLVDNEPVDKSGTKVKRGSEIKVKGSLHPYVSRGGLKLEKAIREFGLAMDGRVMLDIGASTGGFTDCALQHGAAYVYAIDVGYNQLDWSLRQHPQVKVMERVNFRYIRPEELEGPAPDCASIDVSFISLKLILPALAPLLPAGSDVAALIKPQFEAGREKVGKSGIVRDPVVHLEVLRTVCADAAEAGFKLQALTFSPITGGEGNIEFLAHLVRSDDAQAPDGGILEEIVAAAAAHFHSPK, encoded by the coding sequence ATGGCCTGCGGCGATCCGGCTGCAGGCCATTCTACGGTTATAAGGAGCGAACCGGAAGTGACGACCAAAGAACGAATCGACGTATTGCTCGTGGAGCTCGGCTATTACCCCAGCCGAGAAAAGGCGAAAGCCGCGCTCATGGCCGGCCTCGTGCTCGTGGACAACGAGCCGGTGGACAAGAGCGGGACGAAGGTGAAGCGCGGCTCCGAGATCAAGGTCAAGGGGAGCCTTCATCCGTATGTCAGCCGGGGCGGTCTCAAGCTGGAAAAGGCGATCCGCGAGTTCGGCCTCGCGATGGACGGGCGGGTCATGCTCGACATCGGGGCTTCGACGGGGGGCTTCACCGATTGCGCGCTCCAGCACGGAGCCGCCTACGTGTACGCCATCGACGTCGGCTACAACCAGCTCGACTGGTCGCTGCGCCAGCATCCGCAGGTAAAGGTGATGGAACGGGTGAATTTCCGATACATCCGTCCGGAGGAGCTGGAAGGGCCGGCGCCGGACTGCGCCTCGATCGACGTCAGCTTCATCTCGCTGAAGCTGATTTTGCCGGCCCTCGCTCCGCTGCTGCCGGCAGGGAGCGATGTCGCAGCCCTCATCAAGCCTCAGTTCGAGGCAGGCCGGGAAAAAGTCGGCAAGTCCGGCATCGTGCGCGATCCGGTCGTCCATCTCGAGGTGCTGCGGACGGTTTGCGCCGATGCGGCCGAGGCCGGATTCAAGCTGCAGGCACTCACGTTCTCGCCGATTACGGGAGGAGAAGGGAACATCGAATTCCTGGCCCATCTGGTGCGCAGCGACGACGCTCAGGCGCCGGACGGAGGAATTCTCGAGGAGATTGTTGCTGCGGCGGCAGCCCATTTCCATTCCCCCAAATAA
- the ahrC gene encoding transcriptional regulator AhrC/ArgR — MKGLRHVKIREIIGRHVIETQDELVDALRTAGLQVTQATVSRDIKELQLIKIPSEDGRYKYSLPQEQRFIPVNKLKRAMLDNFLHVDQAENLVVMKCLPGTANAIASLVDGMEWPEIMGTISGDDTLLLICRKKEHGSKIVEQLLAMMN, encoded by the coding sequence ATGAAAGGATTGCGCCATGTCAAGATCCGCGAAATCATCGGGCGGCACGTCATCGAGACGCAGGACGAGCTCGTGGACGCGCTGCGCACAGCCGGGCTGCAGGTAACTCAAGCGACCGTGTCGCGCGACATCAAGGAGCTGCAGCTCATCAAGATTCCGTCCGAGGACGGCCGCTACAAATATTCCCTGCCGCAAGAGCAGCGGTTCATCCCGGTGAACAAGCTCAAGCGCGCCATGCTGGACAATTTCCTGCATGTCGACCAGGCGGAAAACCTCGTCGTCATGAAATGCCTGCCTGGCACTGCCAACGCCATCGCCTCGCTCGTCGACGGCATGGAATGGCCGGAAATCATGGGCACGATCAGCGGGGACGATACCTTGCTCCTCATCTGCCGCAAGAAGGAGCACGGCAGCAAGATCGTCGAGCAGCTGCTCGCCATGATGAATTAG